Part of the Calliopsis andreniformis isolate RMS-2024a chromosome 12, iyCalAndr_principal, whole genome shotgun sequence genome, TGAATAATTTACTgtacaatatttaaaatatatacaaTTTACGTATTtattacttaattaaaaatttgtacaAATCGCATGATAAATATTAAAGAAAGTTACAATTATAATGTTGTATCATGAGAAATTTTAGAGTAATTTAAAAGAAAGGATTTGAAAACGTCTAATTGATCTTTTGACAGAAAATGTGTACTTAAGATTTTTGAACTAATATTTATTAATGCGTTATTGCATGCACATAttttactattcaatcttttataTACTTAGTCAGCTGTTTTGTtctaattaataattatattagagTGCAATATTCTTCATAGATAGGCAATATGTTATTCGTTGCAAGTTCAATATTTATTTGCTAAAACTTATAAGACTAGATTTTTCTTACTTCCTAAATTACAGTGTCAATTCAAAGACAAATAAATAGCTTAAAAGTTTCTCTATACACTTTTGCACTTGTAATTAtaagttatatatatatatatatattatatacatatatttgtgtATTAGCAAAATGCAGTAATTAAATCAAAATTTTATTGCTGATGTTATTTATtgacaatttttaatattacctttatataaaatttattacaatATAAAACTTGATTGCATGCGTTTCTTTCATCTACAATaatttgtacttatatattattcaccataaatttatattatatgtacattgtattttgaatagacaatttaattgaaattgagcatgttaaaattaagaaatttaaGCATTTCATTTCAGAACACATATGTTACACATAAACacaattaatatatatatgtattttgGAGAATTCGATAAATAATTTATATCTCTatacatattttaaattttaatttatacaaattaaTACTGATATGGatgtataattattttatgCTGTGTAATATGTtactttaaattcaaattttttgctTCCATTACATAATAAATTGTGATGAAATACATCAAATTAACAGCGCATCATAGTAGCTAATATTGTAGATCGTATATTCTCCATTATAAATATGGATTTATAAGcttaaataatatttctttttacACTATATTTTCTAAAACTGTATATACTATATCAATGTACACATTTTCTTAGGCATCTAAATATGATAGTGTAATACAAGGTTTAGAAATACATTCATACTGATGCTGAAGTTTTATGCAGTGCATCATATCTTATCAAATATTGTGATAATACCATATCTGTTAATGTTCCATTgcagatattaattcattttgtTCATAATATACTGTACGAAGACGatataaaattgttaaaatttgtaatcaattaatttgttttatattttcccCTATCTGTACTTCtttcatttagaaaatattCCTTCTGATTTATTTCAGTTTTATACGTATAAAAGTATTCAAATCTAGTGACAGCACTAATTATGGGATCAAAAactaaaatttcaaaataatttttaatataaaaccttatttttattatatacttATTTTAATTATCACGTTGTATATGATATACAAAACTGTACAATTTTATctttcataaaaatttgtttttaacAATATACAAGAACAGGCTGAGATTCTAAAGTGCTATCAAAATATTTTTGGACATCTTCAATAGTTCTAAGACAAAAGAGGTACAATAACTGAGTCTACGAAGCTTTTGTCTTTAGAATACAATAACTTCTTACATTATCAATTCATTAGGTAAGCAACATAACTCATTTCAGGAGAAAATATCATGATTGCCTCGTATAAAATATCCAAAATAAATTGACTATCGCTACTTATATTTACATACATTACTATTTTCTGTATCAAAATACATATAAGTTACTATAATCTGGAAAGAATTATAGCCTGAAAATTAAAAAGCTTGTAGACTTGTGTTCACTATAACTATTTTGTCCATTTGAAATAATACTAGTCTAAAAACTTTTTAACATCATTTTAGAACCATTACGGATAATTATAATACGAATTTCATACATTACAACAGATCTATACTTTGATTAAACTCCTAATTACTTTGATTTTTTAGTGTTGTTAATTGTTCTGTATATTCAAGATACAGTCTTTGCCAACGTAGGTGTCCACCAACAACAGATAATACATCTTCCAAAAGTTTATGCTTTTTAATTCCCTGTACAAATGAAACAATAATATTGgttgttataataataattgtatCGATAATTGACacagtaatatttttaaaaaaatgtaatacCAGTATTACAGGATCCCATATACTTTTAGAGGCGGATGTGTGACTTGGACCCAAAAGTTCATCTAAGATTAATCTTAGGCGTTTCTCCAATCCGTCTAAAGACATACTACACTGTATATAAAATGTCATAAATAAATGAGAGCAAAAGATAAATGCATACCTTGAGTCAACAGAAATGATACTAAGGCTATAAGCCAATGTACGTATTCTTGAGCACTTCCAAGAGCTTTGGAAGCAAGTAACTGTTGCTCCAAATAAGACACTATACTTGGAGCACTgtggggcaatctaggattaggTAAAGTATTCCCAGCCATTCTAAGTAATCCTTCTTGTAGAGAAGAAAGTGGACCTCTTGGAGTTCTACTTCCAGATGTAGTCGATGCATTAAATGACGCCCAGCGCCATATAGGGTCTTGGCTATCACCAATTAGCAACCAAGTACCTAAACAtggtttttaaataaattcagtAAAATGATTTTCTGATTTCTTGAAACAGAGTTGATTTGCATACCCATTTCTTTATGGTATATATACGCCCTAGCATTGGTGAAAGCCAAATGTGGCATTCCATTGTACAAAGTGCATGACAATAAAGAGGTGCCAGGTACTGCTAGATGTGCTGCAGAAGTAGAAACTATCATTCTGCAGGAATACCCTATTTCCCATACACGTACAGCTCCGCAGcatgaaataaccattacctaaaGACATGGACAATTGCTGAATAGTCATTATATTATTGCTCTAATAAAAAGCAATCGAGAAAAAATTAATACCGCATTTCCAACTGCATGAACTTTAGCAAGCGGAGCAGGTGGTGCTAAAGGAGGTGCTGGTCGACATCCCTTTGCGGGATGAAACGTATGAAGGGTTCCGTCTTCTAGGCCGACTGCTATAACCGCAGGCGACGCTGCTAAAGCTACAGCACTGTATCCCAAATACAAATCCCAAGTTGGTTCTGAATCCGTGCCCTTGAATACTTGTAGATGAGCTAAACCTTGACTATTAGTTACGGTCACTGCATAATGACCAGCTTGTTGTGATAAAGAACTGGATGGTTTTAAAGGGGGAAGTATAATTTGATTCGTGTTTCTTTCAGATGTAATTTTTGGTTTCTTATTAGGCGAAGTATGATGTTGTTTCGCTGTAGTTTGTTCACGGCGTTTCAAAGTAAGCGTAGACATTGGAGTATTTATATTAGCTGAATTAACAGAGGAAGTGACGTTTGGAGCCACAACATCGTTTCGTTTTTCTATAACAATTGAACTTTTAGCTTGACTCGTGAATGTTGGCGTTCCTAATCTGGCACTTGATGAATCGctagaaataaataaatgtgaTTGATGACTTAATATCACAATATTTACATGTATTAAGTGTGTTTGTGTGATGTAATTGAACTTACATTGTATCTGATGGTGGTGGTATAAACATTGGAGTTATTCGTCTTTTACCATCCGATGTTCTTGTTTCGATTTGTTTATTAATAGGTCCTTTAGCAGGGGTAGTTGAAGTGGTAGTAGGTGGTTGTACTGAGCTTGTACTTATTGGTGCTTGAGTTGTTTGAGTTGGGGGTGCTGAAGTTTTCAAGTTAAGCAGTTCAGGTGCTTCCATCACATTACAACCTCCTTGAACTAGAGGTTTACCATATAAACGTTCATGAAGACTACTCTATAATCAaaggaaataaataaatgaaaaaattgttaAGTACATTTAGAGTATATGAAGTATCTCTGCTATTGTGGTATCCCAAAGTAGGAAGAGCAGCAATGACAGGAAGCATGTAATAACATTGCTCATGTTTGTAAACAATAAACAGATATTGTATACACACACAAGCAAAAATGTACGAGTCCACTTTCAAAGTCAATTATTCTCGAGAACGAAATCTTGAGAAATTTTTATTCTGCACTTTTGATCCATTTTTTATGAAGAATCACCTTCTGCTTGGTGATACCACGATTGCAGAGACGTTCTGTATATCTAATATGTGTACTTGTTCAGCTGGATCTAAAGGTTGGCCTAATTCTTGTTGCGTGAAttcaataagtacaacagatccaTCCCAAGAGCAAGCTGCTAGTCTCAAACCACATGGTGACCAGCTAGCGTCTAAGACTGAATGCGTAAATAGTTCATGTATTACTACCAAAGGTCTTTTTAATGACGTCAACCATACAGAGAGAGAACGGTCACGAGATCCTATCGCAACACAGCAGTACTGTTGTGGCTTGGAAGAACCTGGTTGTTTCTTTTGTAAAATGTTACCATTAAATCTCTACAAGTAATATTAAAATGATTAATAAAGTAGCTTGTGATAAGGAATGGAGTATAAATATATTTGTTACAAACCAcacatgtaacagcttttctatgccCAACAAAATCCTTATCTTGGGTCCATCCGTCCCTTTCAATTATTTGTGCTGTTGGACCTCCACCATTCATTGCGTGAGCTGATACTAGGTATTGACCATCTGGACTCCAAGAAAGTCTTAAGACATGAGTTGTACCTCCACATTCATCAAATGGTTCTGATATTAATGCTGCTTCTGTCCAGTCTGTAGTGCGCCATACTCTCAATGTTTTATCATCAGATTGAGAGGCTAAATATTTTCCTACTGGGTCCCATGTAATTCCTTTTACAAACCCTGTGTGTCCTTTCAATACAGCTACAATGGCTGGGAACTTGGAAGCATCCCACACAATTACACTATTGTCCACTGATGCAGAGGCTAACCATGGACTATGCGGAGCCCATGCAAGGTCAAGTACATCAGCTTCGTGTGAGCGTAATGTAGCTATACAACGCCATGTTTCAACACTAGATTTTCCACCAAATATGGAACTACCGCCTGATCCAGATAGTCTCCAAATCATAATTAGTTtgtctactccaccagatgctaATAATCCATTGTTACTCCATCTAACACAATTAACACATGCTAGAGAAATAACAAATGTATTAGTAATATCTACAGTAAATTTTAACGAAATGTTTCCTTAATTTAATAAACTAATTGCAATCATACCAAGATGATTATCTAATTGACACAACATTTTTGGAATATTTTCATCCAATTCTGCAATTTCATTAACTACAGGTTCCATATTCCATATCACAACTCTTCCAGAATCTCCACCTATAAAGAATTAAGAGCAATTAaactattatttttaaaaagaaatgtTAAATACAGATTGGAACCATTAATACCTTGTCCACCAGTAGCAAATCTTTTTCCATCTGGATGAATATCGACAGAAAATATTGAGTACCCTAAAAggcaattaaatattttaaattatggaTCATAATTGAGATAAGAGCGAAAAAGAGTGCATTTAAAGAAACAGATATTAGACAGACCATCATGAGTAACCCAATTCGGCTTCACCAGCTTCATATTTTCCTGTTTAACGATACTTTGTCGaactaataaattattttacaacttttaatttaaaatacattttaagtacctcaacatttaatcagaacgttcatttcttttaaatACATTAGTGTTTAAGTAGCATAACCTTAAATAAAGAATACAAACATGTTTCTATATATTACCGGCAAACATATTTAGGCACTATTCTCATAAACGCAATAACTCATTTTCTTTGAAAATTCGCATTTAGGGTGTATCACATCAATTCTGTGAGATGTCGCTACGATCGCCCTCAACGCAAATTTTCGCAACATCTAAATTAAAGTTAGGATACTGCATTAATTCGTGAGCaaactattaatgattgaaacgaATGTTAAAAATAAAAGTTAGTTCATTCGTGTATTAAATGGTCGTATTATATGATAAAGATATTGTCACTGTTACGTTGAGATTTATCGTGTCGCGTTTAGGGTTGCGACTCCTAAATATTTCGCGCCACTGTGCCTGACCAAACACATCAGCTGAGTCTGAATCTACTGTATTCCGAATCTGAAGTCTGTCAGTTGTGTTAATTTTGATCTCTgaagaaatatataaaaaagataGCAATCAAAATTCATTCCTACATTTTTCACTGTACACGTTTTATCTAAAAATTTAtgagttttttaaatatatgagTTTCTAGTGGATTTTATTGTGATAAGTTTACCGACGTGGCTTTGCTAGAAATAGAAACAAGTGTAAAAAGGATCGCAGATAATGCATATTATCTATTTTTATAAAGAATTTTCATAAAAACCCTTTTTGGATTTACTATAATTTGTAGTCAGCATATCTGAACTGAAGCTCTTTGAATATTATAAGCAAAATGACTGAAGAACAATTACGTGAGTAATTTTTCGTTGTTGTATAAAACATACATTACACGTGCATTTTTTGGTATTATATAGGtttgcataaaatagagtatttgATTGTGATATTAGTTATTTTTGTCATCATGCATATCAAATTTTTgcatgatctatgtattttgtctcTTGCTACATTATTATTAAAAGCATTGAATGATGACACATTGATGAGTCACAGAAAACTATGAATTATTAAGCACCTCCTAAATGTCACTTCTTGAAAGTGCAACAACATATGTAAATGAGTTTTATACACTTAAAACATAGTAATTTTCTTTATGTTTTTTAGCCCAAGAGATTTCTAAACATAGTTTCCGTCAAAAAATATGGGACTACTTAATGAAAAACAAGCTAGTAAATTTTCCTCTCACAGTATACGACCGTATACCAAATTTCAAAGGTGCCACTGAAGCAGCTTTACGTTTGGCAGAGTTAGAAGAATTCAAGAAAGCAAACATTATAAAGATAAACCCAGACAAACCACAAGAACCTGTGAGATTCTTAGCTTTAGAAGCTAACAAAGAAATACTAGTTCCAATTCCTAGATTAAGGTCTGGTCTTTTTCTTCATGTTACGCCAGTTGCTGGTGCTACAAAAAATGAGTTAAGAACTTTATCAAAAGTTTATGGGTTGATGGAGGCAGGCAAACCAATCGGAGTAGATTCTAACATAAAGGTAGTCTATCAAtatttgattattaaatatatttatctGTATTATGTTACATATTCTTTCCATCCAATTTCAGATAGATCTTGTAGTATTGGGATCTGTTTGCGTTAGCCGTGATGGCTATAGGCTTGGTAAAGGTAAAGGGTTCGCAGATTTGGAATTTGCTATGATGATGAGGATGGGTGCTGTTACCCAAGACACAATAGTTGTTACAACAGTGCATGACTGCCAAGTTTTTGATAGTCTTCCACCTCAGTTGTTTAAAGAATATGATGTACCTGTAGATATAATTGTTACACCTACTCAAACAATAGTAGTGAATCCAAAATTAAAGAAACCTACTGGTATTATATGGCACATGCTCAGCGAAAGGAGACTGAAAACTATGCCAGTGTTACAGCAACTGAAAGAGATGGATGAAAAGTATGTATTGAATTAATCATGCTACATGAAATGATTGGTACATATAAACATATTATACTGTTATTTTTCCTTTAGAGAAGGAAAAGTAGTAACGTTGAAAGCGGAGGATTCTGATACCGAAGCACCGAAACCCTATAGAAATCCTAATCATTCAAAGAAAAAGCCTTTCAAAACTAGGAATGATCTTCCTAATGATGACTTCTacgagaaagaagaaaaagagaaaatgtTAAAAAAGCGGTATCCACAAACGCCAAAGAGGCGCATGTATAATAAATTCAGACCAAAGGATGATAATAATTTATCAATCAATGAAGTAGAGGTAATTACATAATTTACAGGTACATATATGTCCATTTACGAGTATGTACATACTATTTTATATCGTTCTAGAAGTTGGAGAACGGTGATAAAAATGTACAACAACGTCGTAGAAATCTGAGGCAGAAGTCTAAAATGCAAATTGAGTTTTCCTTGAAGTTGTCGAATATTTCATCGAGCGCGAGAATATTTGA contains:
- the Hira gene encoding histone cell cycle regulator-like protein, coding for MKLVKPNWVTHDGYSIFSVDIHPDGKRFATGGQGGDSGRVVIWNMEPVVNEIAELDENIPKMLCQLDNHLACVNCVRWSNNGLLASGGVDKLIMIWRLSGSGGSSIFGGKSSVETWRCIATLRSHEADVLDLAWAPHSPWLASASVDNSVIVWDASKFPAIVAVLKGHTGFVKGITWDPVGKYLASQSDDKTLRVWRTTDWTEAALISEPFDECGGTTHVLRLSWSPDGQYLVSAHAMNGGGPTAQIIERDGWTQDKDFVGHRKAVTCVRFNGNILQKKQPGSSKPQQYCCVAIGSRDRSLSVWLTSLKRPLVVIHELFTHSVLDASWSPCGLRLAACSWDGSVVLIEFTQQELGQPLDPAEQSSLHERLYGKPLVQGGCNVMEAPELLNLKTSAPPTQTTQAPISTSSVQPPTTTSTTPAKGPINKQIETRTSDGKRRITPMFIPPPSDTIDSSSARLGTPTFTSQAKSSIVIEKRNDVVAPNVTSSVNSANINTPMSTLTLKRREQTTAKQHHTSPNKKPKITSERNTNQIILPPLKPSSSLSQQAGHYAVTVTNSQGLAHLQVFKGTDSEPTWDLYLGYSAVALAASPAVIAVGLEDGTLHTFHPAKGCRPAPPLAPPAPLAKVHAVGNAVMVISCCGAVRVWEIGYSCRMIVSTSAAHLAVPGTSLLSCTLYNGMPHLAFTNARAYIYHKEMGTWLLIGDSQDPIWRWASFNASTTSGSRTPRGPLSSLQEGLLRMAGNTLPNPRLPHSAPSIVSYLEQQLLASKALGSAQEYVHWLIALVSFLLTQDGLEKRLRLILDELLGPSHTSASKSIWDPVILGIKKHKLLEDVLSVVGGHLRWQRLYLEYTEQLTTLKNQSN
- the Lost gene encoding methenyltetrahydrofolate synthase domain-containing protein lost, encoding MTEEQLPQEISKHSFRQKIWDYLMKNKLVNFPLTVYDRIPNFKGATEAALRLAELEEFKKANIIKINPDKPQEPVRFLALEANKEILVPIPRLRSGLFLHVTPVAGATKNELRTLSKVYGLMEAGKPIGVDSNIKIDLVVLGSVCVSRDGYRLGKGKGFADLEFAMMMRMGAVTQDTIVVTTVHDCQVFDSLPPQLFKEYDVPVDIIVTPTQTIVVNPKLKKPTGIIWHMLSERRLKTMPVLQQLKEMDEKEGKVVTLKAEDSDTEAPKPYRNPNHSKKKPFKTRNDLPNDDFYEKEEKEKMLKKRYPQTPKRRMYNKFRPKDDNNLSINEVEKLENGDKNVQQRRRNLRQKSKMQIEFSLKLSNISSSARIFDLKNVLSERGVKPSQITWQGNRGICYLHFNKLRKNSSSPEQPIQVDSIMANLQGLRIGEPTGKENDFIIVEPAKPISRIEVTDVSSV